The Methyloceanibacter stevinii sequence AGCAGGCGGCCCAGCGCGCCGGACAAGTTGTTCTGGGCCTCCTGGAACTTGTCGAAGGCTTCCTTGTTCGTGAGGATGTCTTTCGGGATCTGGACCTGCGTTGGCTTGGCCCGCGCTTCGATCACCTCCGTCAGGACCTTGCTTTCCTGCTCGGCGAAGCCTTTCACGGTCTCGACCAGGTTCGGAATGAGATCGGCGCGTCGCTGATACTGGTTGAGCACTTCGCTCCACGCGGCTTGTGCACGCTCATCCAGCGTCGGGATGGTGTTGATGCCGCAACCGGCCAGCATCGCCGCCACCAGCGACAGGAGTCCGATCCGGCCGACGGGCCCGTTCCAAATCCGCGCCAAGGCCTGCATGACGATGTCCTTTCGAGCGATCCCTCTGCAGACTCGTGTAGTGGCAGCCCCGGAGGCTGACAAGCAGTTTCGCGGCGCCGATTCGCAGATCACAAGGCGTCGCGCCCGGTTTTGGTGTTGCGCGAATGAGACAG is a genomic window containing:
- a CDS encoding LemA family protein, with protein sequence MQALARIWNGPVGRIGLLSLVAAMLAGCGINTIPTLDERAQAAWSEVLNQYQRRADLIPNLVETVKGFAEQESKVLTEVIEARAKPTQVQIPKDILTNKEAFDKFQEAQNNLSGALGRLLVTVERYPDLKSNQNFLALQSQLEGTENRIAIARRDYIAAVRDYNTELRTFPGRLWHMFLYSDLKPMQNFSVSQDAMETPKVEF